The Chlamydiales bacterium STE3 genome includes a region encoding these proteins:
- a CDS encoding Uncharacterized protein (Product derived from UniProtKB/Trembl:A9VZ75), with the protein MYSTQFYLTLCIFFTFLHCFASEVIPEPYRSIQTLPFDGDGWFINQKSIDSCFLSKKDIHTVIEVGSWLGASTRYIAQKLPEGGRLYAVDTWLGSWSPTQSVYFQNDPRLPYAYQLFLSNTIHAKLTQVIIPLRMESNEAAKALNLQADLIYIDACHEEESVYQDIMAWYPHLNEGGIFCGDDWLWESVRNGVHRASLQLNREVVYEHNFWKFL; encoded by the coding sequence ATGTACTCAACACAATTCTATCTTACATTATGCATTTTTTTTACTTTTCTGCATTGTTTTGCCTCGGAGGTAATCCCTGAACCTTATCGTTCGATCCAAACTCTCCCCTTCGATGGAGATGGATGGTTCATCAATCAGAAATCCATAGATTCGTGCTTTTTAAGTAAAAAAGACATTCATACAGTCATAGAAGTTGGTTCTTGGCTTGGGGCTTCCACAAGATATATTGCTCAGAAATTGCCTGAAGGTGGCAGACTCTATGCTGTTGATACTTGGCTTGGATCTTGGTCCCCAACTCAATCCGTTTATTTTCAAAACGATCCGCGCCTCCCATACGCCTATCAGCTCTTCTTGTCGAATACTATACATGCCAAACTTACTCAAGTCATTATCCCATTGCGTATGGAATCTAATGAAGCTGCTAAAGCGCTCAATTTGCAAGCAGACCTTATCTATATTGATGCTTGCCACGAAGAAGAAAGCGTTTATCAGGATATCATGGCTTGGTATCCGCACCTAAATGAAGGGGGTATTTTTTGTGGAGATGATTGGCTGTGGGAGTCTGTGCGCAACGGTGTTCACCGAGCTTCATTACAACTTAATCGAGAAGTTGTTTACGAACATAATTTTTGGAAATTTTTATAA
- a CDS encoding 2-oxoglutarate dehydrogenase E1 component (Product derived from UniProtKB/Swiss-Prot:Q59106;Gene name derived from UniProtKB/Swiss-Prot:Q59106;EC number derived from UniProtKB/Swiss-Prot:Q59106) yields the protein MPDENILNVALPNLELFEDLYKKYLKDEENVDPHWQKVFAAFEREVPMQSETSKFTENDSKKLKVYRLIEAYRTFGHLAAKVNPINNKEAIEPWQLSLEHLGFSKEDFPQNFPTCGFLKEGEAPLRELISALKETYCGQIAFEYMGFQSPELESWLQKKIEPTRSKAQLSIDQKQEILQHLNKSELLEAFLHTKYMGQKRFSIEGGETLIPMLAALVEVSAQDGIKEFYLGMAHRGRLNVLANIIHKSFSEIFSEFDEGYIPDSFEGSGDVKYHKGFFSDVQTIHGHKIQINLIPNPSHLESVNPVVEGEVFARQIKLNDTQKKKVLAVLVHGDAALAGQGIIYETLQLYRLPNYSTGGTVHIVVNNQIGFTTLPNEARSTHYCTDIAKAFGAPIFHVNAEDPETCVYATLLAIELRQKFHCDVFIDLNCYRKYGHNEGDEPAFTQPLEYKVIRAKKPIREIYRDHLISQGLIEKYMAESLENEFKKSLRQALKATKPDPIRVPESIANVEEAEPPSRIETKVSYKLLREVAEQICATPPNFTLHPKLEHLLKDRLNMVIPKGKTKPLDWGMAELLAYGTLSCEGIPIRLSGQDTGRGTFSHRHALWIDQRKTQSYFPLSHVHPQQARADIVNSPLSEFASLGFEYGYSVAYPESLVIWEAQFGDFANGAQVIIDQYISSAEQKWGQKSGIVLYLPHGYEGQGPEHSSARIERFLSLAGNRNLIIAYPTTPAQMFHLVRRQIIGKLLKPLIIMTPKGLLRLPECSSSIEDLENDCFEEILDDGNEYKKAKRVIFCCGRIFYDLKAERDKRKDRNIAIIRIEQLYPLNRNKLKTLLDQYALAKELFWVQEEPENMGAWSYIHSQIMAEDKKNRGISYVGRLRSAAPATGSYASHKKEIQTIINKIFDEKKPSALDIAQHFRV from the coding sequence ATGCCGGATGAAAACATTCTTAATGTAGCTTTACCCAATCTTGAATTATTTGAAGATCTTTATAAAAAATATCTTAAAGATGAAGAAAATGTAGATCCGCATTGGCAAAAAGTTTTTGCAGCTTTTGAGCGCGAAGTACCCATGCAAAGTGAGACCTCAAAGTTTACAGAAAATGACTCGAAAAAACTTAAGGTTTACAGGTTGATTGAAGCTTACCGTACTTTTGGACACCTTGCCGCTAAGGTTAATCCTATTAATAATAAGGAAGCGATAGAACCCTGGCAGCTTAGTCTAGAACACCTAGGTTTTAGCAAAGAAGATTTTCCACAAAATTTCCCCACCTGTGGTTTTTTGAAAGAAGGTGAGGCTCCTCTAAGGGAGCTGATTAGCGCTTTAAAAGAAACTTATTGTGGTCAAATAGCTTTTGAATACATGGGCTTTCAGAGTCCCGAGCTAGAGAGTTGGCTACAGAAAAAAATTGAACCAACTCGCTCAAAGGCACAGCTGTCAATCGATCAAAAACAAGAAATTCTGCAACACCTGAATAAATCCGAACTTTTGGAAGCTTTTCTACATACGAAGTACATGGGTCAAAAAAGATTCTCAATTGAAGGAGGGGAAACACTCATTCCAATGCTTGCAGCTTTAGTGGAGGTTAGTGCCCAAGATGGAATCAAAGAATTTTACTTGGGAATGGCTCATCGTGGGAGACTTAACGTACTAGCAAACATCATTCATAAATCTTTTTCAGAAATTTTTTCAGAATTTGATGAGGGGTACATACCTGATTCTTTTGAAGGCAGTGGGGATGTAAAATACCATAAAGGTTTTTTCTCAGACGTTCAGACAATTCATGGACATAAAATTCAAATTAACTTAATTCCCAATCCGAGCCATCTAGAGTCAGTTAATCCAGTAGTAGAGGGGGAAGTTTTTGCAAGGCAGATAAAACTCAATGATACTCAAAAGAAGAAAGTGCTTGCCGTTTTAGTTCATGGAGATGCTGCTTTAGCCGGGCAAGGTATTATTTACGAAACATTACAGCTTTACCGTCTTCCTAATTACTCTACAGGGGGAACGGTCCATATCGTAGTAAATAATCAAATAGGCTTTACTACATTACCCAATGAAGCTCGCTCTACACATTATTGCACCGATATCGCTAAAGCCTTTGGTGCACCTATTTTCCATGTCAATGCTGAAGATCCAGAAACTTGTGTCTATGCAACTTTATTGGCAATAGAATTAAGACAAAAATTTCATTGTGATGTCTTTATTGATCTTAATTGCTATCGGAAATATGGGCATAATGAAGGAGATGAACCAGCCTTTACCCAACCTTTGGAGTATAAAGTCATTCGTGCAAAGAAACCTATTCGTGAAATATACCGGGATCATCTTATCTCCCAGGGTTTAATTGAAAAATACATGGCTGAGAGTCTCGAAAATGAGTTTAAAAAATCTTTACGTCAAGCCTTAAAGGCAACTAAACCCGATCCGATTCGAGTCCCAGAGTCTATAGCAAATGTGGAAGAAGCGGAACCCCCTTCTAGGATTGAAACGAAAGTCTCTTATAAATTACTTAGAGAGGTGGCTGAGCAGATTTGTGCCACTCCACCTAACTTTACACTTCATCCCAAACTTGAGCACTTATTGAAAGATAGACTCAATATGGTGATTCCTAAAGGCAAAACGAAGCCTTTAGATTGGGGGATGGCCGAACTTCTAGCCTATGGGACTCTTAGCTGTGAAGGTATTCCTATAAGGCTTTCTGGGCAAGACACGGGTCGAGGAACTTTCAGCCATCGCCACGCGCTATGGATCGATCAGAGAAAGACACAAAGCTACTTTCCTTTAAGTCATGTTCATCCTCAACAAGCAAGAGCAGATATTGTCAATTCACCCCTATCTGAATTTGCTTCTCTTGGTTTTGAATATGGTTACAGCGTTGCATATCCCGAGTCGCTTGTCATTTGGGAAGCTCAGTTTGGCGATTTTGCTAATGGAGCCCAAGTGATTATTGACCAATATATTTCTTCTGCTGAACAAAAATGGGGGCAAAAGTCGGGGATTGTCCTGTACTTACCTCATGGCTATGAGGGGCAAGGACCTGAACATTCTTCGGCAAGAATCGAAAGGTTTCTCTCTCTTGCCGGAAATCGTAATCTTATCATTGCTTATCCTACTACACCTGCCCAGATGTTTCATTTGGTAAGAAGGCAAATCATTGGCAAATTACTAAAGCCATTAATTATTATGACGCCAAAAGGTCTTTTGCGACTGCCAGAATGTAGTAGCAGTATAGAAGATTTAGAAAATGATTGTTTTGAAGAAATCTTAGATGATGGCAATGAGTATAAAAAAGCTAAACGTGTGATTTTTTGCTGTGGCCGCATTTTTTATGATCTAAAAGCAGAGCGGGATAAAAGAAAGGATCGAAATATTGCTATCATTCGTATCGAACAACTTTACCCATTGAATAGGAATAAATTAAAAACCCTTCTTGATCAATACGCTTTGGCCAAAGAGTTATTTTGGGTTCAGGAAGAACCTGAAAATATGGGAGCCTGGAGTTATATCCACTCTCAAATTATGGCAGAGGATAAGAAAAATCGAGGAATTAGTTATGTCGGTCGATTGAGAAGTGCAGCCCCGGCCACAGGATCATATGCCTCTCACAAAAAAGAAATTCAAACGATAATTAATAAAATTTTTGATGAAAAAAAACCATCTGCGCTTGACATTGCACAGCACTTTCGCGTCTAA
- a CDS encoding putative glycosyltransferase (Product derived from UniProtKB/Trembl:F8LBW9), whose product MRIKQVIFYLILGLLTACQLEAKQLTINIFSSLNGKGLEADQKILASTLRELGHNVVCKKLSDTSNNPIPADINIFLEMVLTHWTPYAKYNWFIPNPEWFYQDVAVLDHIDLILCRTREIEKIFMTLNRMVYYMGFTSEDCFQPKIQKNFSLYLHVCGGSRQKGTSSIIELWLRNPSMPDLVLIKHHGLPILNQSNLHTISQRVDKGTLREFQNRCGIHLCPSETEGFGHTLMEAMSTGAVVVTTNAPPMNEFVVDERFLIPFERSAQQRLGTNYYINSRSLEQTLKRLSYLSEEELNAIGQNNRKTFLRKKKDFKKKLAALMQSVSVD is encoded by the coding sequence TTGAGAATCAAACAAGTTATTTTCTATCTCATCTTAGGATTGTTAACAGCCTGCCAATTAGAGGCCAAGCAATTAACGATCAATATTTTTAGCAGCTTAAATGGCAAAGGGCTAGAAGCTGACCAAAAAATCCTTGCGAGCACTTTAAGAGAGCTTGGGCATAATGTAGTATGTAAAAAATTATCTGACACGTCTAACAACCCCATACCGGCCGATATAAATATTTTTTTAGAAATGGTCCTCACTCACTGGACCCCTTATGCAAAATATAATTGGTTTATCCCTAACCCAGAGTGGTTTTATCAAGATGTAGCAGTTTTAGATCACATTGACCTCATTTTGTGTCGTACAAGAGAGATTGAAAAAATTTTTATGACACTAAACCGAATGGTTTACTATATGGGTTTTACGAGTGAAGACTGTTTTCAACCAAAAATACAGAAAAACTTTTCCCTTTACCTCCATGTCTGCGGAGGAAGTAGGCAAAAAGGGACTTCATCTATTATCGAACTATGGTTGCGCAATCCCTCAATGCCCGATTTAGTTCTAATTAAGCATCATGGCCTTCCTATCTTAAATCAAAGCAACCTGCATACAATTTCTCAAAGAGTTGACAAGGGAACATTAAGGGAATTTCAAAACAGGTGTGGTATTCACCTATGTCCCAGTGAAACGGAAGGATTCGGCCATACTCTGATGGAGGCGATGTCAACCGGTGCTGTCGTTGTCACCACAAATGCACCTCCAATGAACGAATTCGTTGTCGATGAGCGTTTTTTAATTCCTTTTGAAAGATCGGCTCAGCAACGTTTGGGAACCAATTATTACATTAATTCTAGAAGCTTAGAGCAAACTTTAAAACGATTAAGCTATTTGTCAGAAGAAGAACTTAATGCTATAGGCCAGAACAACAGGAAAACTTTTCTTCGAAAAAAGAAAGATTTCAAAAAAAAACTAGCTGCATTGATGCAAAGCGTTTCAGTCGATTGA
- a CDS encoding Cytochrome bd-I ubiquinol oxidase subunit 2 (Product derived from UniProtKB/Swiss-Prot:P0ABK2;Gene name derived from UniProtKB/Swiss-Prot:P0ABK2;EC number derived from UniProtKB/Swiss-Prot:P0ABK2), with protein sequence MTELQVLQFTWFTIFVLLAIGYAILDGFDLGVGMLHLFSKSDQERRLMLNSIGPVWDGNEVWLVTAGGALFAGFPDVYATLCSAFYLPMMALLGALIFRAVAIEFRSKQPMAWWRWMWDILFSLASLLIALTLGVILGNLIRGMAIDVNKEYIGGLGEIFNPYALLVGLFAASLFNMHGGIYILMKTEGDLHEKMRRYTTSAIILFIMLYAITTAATLIYMPHMTEAIQNRPWFFIIALLNMFAIANIPRAIHYGKDALAFCSSCFNIICLLALYGIGTYPNVIRAINDPANLSLTIWNSSSSGQTLKILLIIALIGVPLVLSYTIAIYWIFRGKVKLEHTSY encoded by the coding sequence ATGACTGAATTACAAGTTCTTCAATTCACATGGTTTACAATTTTTGTTCTACTTGCTATAGGCTATGCTATCCTTGATGGCTTCGATCTGGGAGTTGGAATGCTACACCTGTTTTCAAAAAGTGATCAGGAGAGGCGTTTGATGCTTAACTCGATTGGCCCAGTTTGGGATGGCAACGAAGTCTGGCTAGTCACTGCAGGAGGGGCCTTATTTGCAGGATTCCCTGATGTTTATGCTACCCTCTGTTCCGCGTTTTATCTTCCGATGATGGCTCTTTTAGGAGCATTAATTTTTAGAGCTGTCGCTATTGAATTTCGAAGTAAACAGCCTATGGCCTGGTGGAGGTGGATGTGGGATATTCTTTTTTCCTTAGCAAGCCTATTAATTGCTCTCACCTTAGGTGTCATTCTAGGTAACCTAATACGAGGCATGGCGATTGATGTAAATAAAGAATATATTGGAGGGTTAGGCGAGATTTTTAACCCTTATGCCTTGCTGGTCGGTTTGTTCGCAGCATCTTTATTTAATATGCATGGAGGAATCTATATTCTCATGAAGACAGAAGGTGACCTGCACGAAAAAATGCGTCGCTATACAACTTCAGCAATCATTCTTTTTATCATGCTTTATGCAATCACGACGGCAGCGACGCTGATCTATATGCCGCATATGACTGAAGCAATTCAAAACCGCCCTTGGTTTTTTATCATCGCATTGCTAAATATGTTTGCCATTGCAAATATACCAAGAGCGATTCACTATGGAAAAGATGCTTTAGCATTTTGCTCTTCATGTTTTAATATTATTTGCCTTCTTGCACTTTATGGAATCGGGACATATCCTAACGTCATTCGTGCTATAAATGATCCGGCCAATTTAAGTTTGACGATTTGGAATTCATCTTCTTCTGGGCAGACGTTAAAAATTCTCCTCATTATCGCGTTGATCGGGGTGCCGCTTGTTCTTTCCTATACTATTGCCATCTATTGGATCTTTCGTGGCAAGGTTAAGCTAGAGCACACTAGCTACTAA
- a CDS encoding Cytochrome bd ubiquinol oxidase subunit 1 (Product derived from UniProtKB/Swiss-Prot:P94364;Gene name derived from UniProtKB/Swiss-Prot:P94364;EC number derived from UniProtKB/Swiss-Prot:P94364), with the protein MDVEILARLQFAITIMFHYIYPPLSIGLGLMLVIIEGIYIRTQNPVYLQMAKFWTRVFALTFAIGVATGIVMEFEFGTNWSHYSRYVGDVFGSALAAEGIFAFFLESGFLAVVLFGWTRVRPRVHYFATIMVALGAHFSAIWIIVANSWMQTPAGFQIVGEGLAARAEITDFWAMVFNPSSVDRLVHSIIGAWLAGAFLVISVSAFYILLKRHLVFAKNSLKIGLYVASIALVLQVISGDRSGEIVAKYQPSKLAAYEALYQTEQPAAYNLIGVPDSKTQTLHYKIAIPKLLSFLAFKDANAEVKGLDQFPREDWPNVPVLFFTFRTMIAMWVLMVIACTVAIYYWRKGLLFEKKWALKLLIFSAIFPQIANQAGWVSAEMGRYPWIVFDLLRISEGLSKSVTANQVFGSIIMFGIVYTFLFILFVYLLNEKFQHGPTDEDLATPYHHLHRYVEEIKND; encoded by the coding sequence ATGGATGTTGAAATATTAGCCAGACTGCAATTTGCTATCACGATTATGTTCCACTACATCTATCCTCCTCTTAGTATTGGCTTGGGATTAATGCTAGTTATCATTGAAGGAATCTACATTAGGACGCAAAATCCTGTCTATCTCCAAATGGCGAAGTTCTGGACAAGAGTTTTTGCTCTAACTTTCGCTATTGGCGTCGCGACAGGTATTGTGATGGAGTTTGAGTTTGGGACAAATTGGTCTCATTATTCGCGTTATGTGGGGGATGTTTTCGGTAGTGCTTTAGCTGCAGAAGGCATTTTTGCTTTTTTTTTAGAATCTGGTTTTTTGGCAGTTGTGCTTTTTGGTTGGACTAGGGTAAGACCTCGTGTGCACTATTTTGCCACAATCATGGTGGCTTTAGGTGCCCATTTTAGCGCTATTTGGATTATCGTTGCTAACTCATGGATGCAAACCCCAGCGGGTTTTCAAATTGTTGGCGAAGGCCTGGCTGCTCGGGCAGAGATCACAGATTTCTGGGCGATGGTTTTTAACCCATCTTCTGTAGATCGACTCGTTCACTCGATCATAGGTGCATGGCTTGCCGGAGCTTTTCTTGTTATTAGTGTAAGCGCATTTTACATCCTCTTAAAGAGACACCTCGTATTTGCTAAGAATTCTCTAAAAATCGGTTTATATGTGGCGTCAATCGCTTTGGTTCTCCAGGTCATTAGCGGGGACCGTAGCGGAGAAATTGTCGCAAAGTACCAACCTTCCAAGCTGGCAGCATATGAAGCCCTTTACCAGACAGAACAGCCTGCGGCCTACAATTTAATAGGGGTTCCTGATAGCAAAACACAAACCCTGCATTATAAAATTGCTATCCCAAAGCTCTTGAGCTTTTTAGCATTCAAGGATGCCAATGCTGAGGTCAAAGGTCTTGACCAATTTCCAAGAGAGGATTGGCCAAATGTGCCTGTTTTGTTTTTTACATTTCGAACAATGATTGCGATGTGGGTATTAATGGTGATAGCATGTACTGTCGCTATTTACTATTGGCGAAAAGGTCTTCTTTTTGAAAAAAAATGGGCTTTAAAATTGCTTATTTTTTCTGCAATCTTTCCTCAGATTGCTAATCAAGCTGGCTGGGTGTCTGCTGAAATGGGGCGCTATCCTTGGATCGTGTTTGATCTCCTTCGTATTTCTGAAGGCCTCTCTAAATCGGTGACAGCAAACCAAGTATTTGGTTCTATCATCATGTTCGGCATTGTTTATACTTTCCTGTTTATTCTCTTTGTTTATCTATTGAATGAAAAATTTCAGCATGGCCCAACTGATGAGGATCTAGCAACGCCCTACCATCATCTTCATCGTTATGTAGAGGAAATCAAGAATGACTGA
- a CDS encoding Uncharacterized protein (Product derived from UniProtKB/Trembl:D6YVV7), translating into MKRINCCIFFFFLIFNITQSLYGKELEKKNYRYQVSICAIFRDEAPYIKEWLEFHKLVGIEHFYLINHFSSDDYLSILQPYIDSGEVELFQCTDDRFDAYSFMYCIQPDEYSKIIEYSKEETKWLAIIDSDEFLFPVSCDSLQGFLKDYESYGGVYVFWQMFGTSLVPKVPSNRLQIEMFVFQSDKNYYFNKWGKSIVRPDRVEKAHLHFCKYKAPYVHVFPDESLIPEFDVIMNNDTKIIPEFQVDVSKIRINHYWTRDEDYSRRIKHPRYLEWGLEKEYFNRLDALSKQPNYIIFKYLDRLREKMFPSD; encoded by the coding sequence ATGAAAAGAATTAATTGCTGCATATTTTTCTTTTTTCTGATTTTTAATATCACGCAAAGTTTATATGGGAAAGAATTAGAAAAGAAAAATTACCGCTACCAAGTTTCTATATGCGCAATTTTTCGCGATGAAGCACCTTACATTAAGGAGTGGCTCGAATTTCACAAACTGGTGGGTATTGAACATTTCTATCTTATCAACCACTTTAGCAGTGATGATTACTTGTCCATTCTTCAGCCCTATATTGACTCAGGAGAAGTCGAGCTTTTTCAATGCACCGATGATCGCTTTGATGCTTACAGTTTTATGTATTGTATCCAACCTGATGAGTACTCAAAAATTATTGAATATTCTAAGGAGGAAACCAAGTGGCTAGCTATCATTGATTCTGATGAATTTCTTTTTCCTGTTTCTTGTGATTCATTGCAAGGATTTTTAAAAGATTATGAATCTTATGGCGGTGTTTATGTCTTTTGGCAGATGTTTGGAACTTCACTTGTCCCCAAAGTTCCCTCAAATCGCTTGCAGATAGAAATGTTTGTTTTCCAATCAGATAAAAATTATTATTTTAACAAATGGGGAAAAAGCATTGTAAGGCCTGATCGGGTTGAAAAAGCGCACCTACATTTTTGCAAGTATAAAGCACCCTATGTACACGTTTTTCCTGACGAGTCGCTAATCCCTGAATTTGATGTCATCATGAATAATGACACGAAAATTATCCCTGAATTTCAAGTCGATGTTTCCAAAATCCGCATTAACCATTACTGGACAAGAGATGAAGATTATTCTAGAAGAATCAAACATCCGAGATATTTAGAGTGGGGATTGGAAAAGGAATATTTCAACCGTCTTGATGCGTTGAGTAAACAGCCTAATTACATTATTTTTAAGTATCTAGATCGCTTACGAGAAAAAATGTTTCCTAGCGATTAA
- a CDS encoding Uncharacterized protein (Product derived from UniProtKB/Trembl:M1GVR1;Gene name derived from UniProtKB/Trembl:M1GVR1): MQHIIFKFSVILLLLGQTIQAEYGFLSTQIDKTSFQLITHVLQSIDNADKGISKLSQEVLEIDGMSSAKGRHLLNNLCTFPESRYLEIGSWKGSTWISALYANQNTVSEAVAIDNWMWTFSGGSELEFVKNCETFIHGLNYRYHSHDAFTLSKYKLFNQPANIYFYDCDHSVLSHELALTYYDEVLDDLFILVIDDWNWEDVREGTLKAFSKLHYNVLFSIVLPAEFKGDKKNWWNGLYVAVIRKSHEKN, translated from the coding sequence ATGCAGCACATCATTTTTAAATTTTCTGTTATCCTTTTACTACTTGGACAAACAATTCAGGCAGAATATGGTTTCCTTTCTACTCAAATAGATAAAACTTCATTTCAGCTAATTACTCATGTTTTGCAAAGTATTGATAATGCAGATAAAGGTATTTCCAAATTATCCCAAGAAGTTTTGGAGATTGATGGCATGTCAAGTGCTAAAGGACGCCATTTATTAAATAACTTATGCACATTTCCGGAAAGCCGATATCTTGAAATTGGCTCTTGGAAAGGTTCAACTTGGATTTCTGCTTTATATGCTAACCAAAACACGGTTTCTGAAGCTGTTGCCATAGATAATTGGATGTGGACATTTTCAGGGGGATCAGAACTAGAATTTGTCAAAAATTGTGAAACATTTATTCATGGATTAAATTATCGATACCATTCACACGATGCCTTTACCTTAAGCAAGTATAAACTCTTTAATCAGCCTGCAAATATTTATTTTTATGATTGTGACCATTCTGTGCTATCTCATGAGCTTGCTTTAACTTATTACGACGAGGTTTTAGATGACCTCTTCATCCTAGTAATAGATGATTGGAATTGGGAGGATGTTAGAGAAGGAACTCTTAAAGCTTTTTCCAAATTGCACTACAATGTGCTTTTTTCCATTGTATTACCTGCTGAATTCAAAGGGGACAAAAAAAACTGGTGGAATGGCTTATACGTTGCTGTGATTCGCAAATCACATGAAAAGAATTAA
- a CDS encoding Dihydrolipoyllysine-residue succinyltransferase component of 2-oxoglutarate dehydrogenase complex (Product derived from UniProtKB/Swiss-Prot:Q1RHI5;Gene name derived from UniProtKB/Swiss-Prot:Q1RHI5;EC number derived from UniProtKB/Swiss-Prot:Q1RHI5): MAYEGQNMKTEIAVPRMGESISEATIGVILKPSGEFVKADDEILELETDKVNQVIYAPTSGVLTLIVKQNDSVKIGDLLGHIDEAEAPVEKPELKVEKMQEELPLPSKPTSIPKEPLGARKSKEAFIEDLKNLAKEPSGPVPKSHLKNPLITRTPLPLGRGETRKKLSKIRRVIAERMVQAQATTASLTTFNEVDLTQVMLIRDRFKEAYVKEYGIKLGLMSFFVKATISALKEYPEINAYLDGDELVYREYLDIGIAVSTDRGVIVPVLRDCDNLSFAEIELAIDAYAQQARQGKISIDDLQGGGFTITNGGVFGSLLSTPILSPPQTGILGMHKVVKRPVAISDQILIRPMMYVALTYDHRVIDGREAVSFLVHIKQRLEDPTRLLLEI; this comes from the coding sequence TTGGCTTACGAAGGACAAAATATGAAAACGGAAATTGCTGTTCCTAGAATGGGAGAGTCCATCAGCGAAGCGACCATAGGAGTGATCTTAAAGCCATCAGGGGAATTTGTGAAGGCAGATGATGAAATCCTTGAACTAGAAACAGATAAAGTCAATCAAGTAATTTATGCCCCAACATCGGGTGTCTTGACTCTGATAGTTAAACAAAATGATTCTGTGAAAATTGGGGATTTACTGGGCCATATAGATGAGGCTGAAGCCCCTGTCGAAAAACCTGAATTAAAAGTTGAAAAAATGCAGGAAGAGTTGCCATTGCCTTCTAAGCCAACATCAATACCCAAAGAACCTTTAGGCGCTCGAAAATCAAAAGAGGCATTTATTGAGGATTTAAAAAACTTAGCAAAAGAACCCTCTGGGCCTGTTCCTAAATCTCATCTAAAAAACCCGCTTATTACAAGGACTCCTCTTCCTCTGGGGCGAGGGGAGACGCGCAAAAAGCTCTCTAAAATACGACGTGTAATTGCAGAAAGAATGGTACAGGCTCAAGCCACCACAGCTTCTTTAACAACCTTTAATGAAGTGGATTTGACGCAAGTTATGCTGATTAGAGACCGTTTTAAAGAAGCTTATGTTAAAGAATATGGCATCAAATTAGGATTGATGTCCTTTTTCGTTAAAGCGACCATTTCTGCATTAAAAGAATACCCTGAGATTAATGCTTACTTAGATGGCGATGAGCTTGTTTATCGCGAATACTTGGATATTGGGATTGCTGTTAGTACCGATAGAGGTGTCATTGTACCTGTATTACGTGATTGCGATAATTTAAGTTTTGCAGAAATCGAACTTGCTATCGATGCCTATGCTCAGCAAGCGAGGCAAGGAAAAATTTCTATAGATGACCTGCAAGGTGGTGGCTTCACCATTACCAATGGTGGGGTGTTTGGCTCCCTGCTTTCAACTCCTATTCTATCGCCTCCGCAAACAGGAATATTAGGAATGCACAAGGTCGTCAAGCGTCCAGTCGCGATAAGCGACCAAATTCTTATCAGGCCAATGATGTATGTTGCTTTAACCTACGATCATCGTGTTATCGATGGCAGAGAAGCCGTTTCCTTTTTAGTTCATATTAAACAACGTTTAGAAGACCCAACCCGTTTGTTGTTGGAAATATAA